A region of Drosophila mauritiana strain mau12 chromosome 3L, ASM438214v1, whole genome shotgun sequence DNA encodes the following proteins:
- the LOC117141396 gene encoding protein vein isoform X4 produces MYAQHLRKWSLKTKKQLMPLILLIISYMLLLNTCVLSSSATTQQQQQQQQQQQHLPRLWEGSAEESSYYIPLSSDNGSGSSESSAESGSSSSRSSSNIDNNILSRLLSLNSNSLSSRSNVKLKPATVFDAGSSTPAQQEQHVAAVPEQQQQSMQKVPNTLINSQIYNLLYNGMPSEAASSKMRRHIQPSQLPHQPESIAQLPSNYSSRPAVRSYLIESYEMPESQLEDRSPEQAARSRRDGSNNGSRQQQRTGHRQQMQQDKRDHRRQRQDQHKEQRQQQQHQHKSGNKHNQQQQQRRKHQRKHQRYNRYCSARDPAQLAFAAPTVFQGVFKSMSADRRVNFSATMKVEKVYKQQHDLQLPTLVRLQFALSNSSGECDIYRERLMPRGMLRSGNDLQQASDISYMMFVQQTNPGNFTILGQPMRVTHLVVEAVETAVSENYKRRGHEDLLEAE; encoded by the coding sequence ATGTATGCGCAACATTTGCGCAAATGGagtctaaaaacaaaaaagcaacTAATGCCATTGATATTGCTAATTATCAGCTACATGTTGCTACTAAACACATGTGTGTTGTCGTCGTCGGCGAcgacgcagcagcaacagcagcaacaacagcagcagcagcatcttcCAAGATTATGGGAAGGCAGTGCCGAAGAAAGCAGCTACTATATACCACTGAGTTCGGATAATGGCAGCGGGAGCAGTGAAAGCTCCGCCGAGAGCggtagcagcagcagtagaagcagcagcaacatcgacaACAATATCTTAAGTAGGCTGCTCAGCCTCAACAGCAATAGTCTTAGTAGCCGTAGCAATGTTAAGTTAAAGCCAGCAACAGTATTCGACGCCGGCAGCAGTACACCCGCTCAGCAGGAGCAACATGTGGCTGCCGTgccagagcagcagcagcagtcaaTGCAAAAAGTTCCAAATACGTTAATCAATAGtcaaatatataatttattatacaaTGGCATGCCCAGCGAGGCGGCGAGCAGCAAAATGCGTCGCCACATTCAACCATCACAGCTGCCACATCAGCCAGAGAGCATAGCGCAATTGCCGAGCAACTACAGCAGTCGGCCGGCGGTGCGGAGCTATCTCATCGAGTCCTACGAGATGCCAGAGAGCCAGTTGGAGGATCGCAGTCCGGAGCAGGCGGCGCGAAGTCGTCGGGATGGCAGCAACAACGGCAGCCGGCAGCAACAGCGCACCGGCCACCGGCAACAGATGCAGCAGGACAAGCGCGATCATCGCCGGCAGCGGCAGGATCAGCATAAGGAgcagcgccagcagcagcagcatcagcacaAGAGCGGCAACAAGCacaaccagcagcagcagcagcgcaggAAGCACCAGCGGAAGCACCAGCGATACAACCGCTACTGCTCCGCCCGGGATCCCGCCCAGTTGGCCTTTGCGGCGCCCACCGTTTTCCAGGGTGTCTTCAAGTCGATGTCCGCCGATCGGCGGGTGAACTTCTCGGCCACCATGAAGGTGGAGAAGGTGTACAAGCAGCAGCACGACCTGCAACTGCCCACTCTGGTGCGATTGCAGTTCGCGCTGAGCAACTCCAGCGGCGAGTGCGACATCTACAGGGAGCGACTGATGCCGCGGGGCATGCTCCGCTCCGGGAACGATCTGCAGCAGGCGTCGGATATATCCTACATGATGTTCGTGCAGCAGACGAATCCAGGCAACTTCACCATCCTCGGCCAGCCCATGAGGGTCACACATTTAGTGGTGGAAGCGGTCGAAACGGCTGTGAGCGAAAATTATA
- the LOC117141397 gene encoding 4-coumarate--CoA ligase 1 has product MGELQAGKSPFKTRNTYDENLKIWSGGEKRSLFSPDLSIGEIIFQQMERNPMLTAQISVTEDTELTWKDIHTNAMKVASYMRKLGLEQGDFVGVIGRLTTHLTALAYACFFNGTPYHALHTEYEQSAIERLFGITKPRLIFCDGDEFEKVQAATKGLQAQIVTMRNHPVGTLRIQDILTTPVETNFRPVRLKDGTDQLLAILSSSGTSGLPKAVTISNSHQIIGSFLPVDSSIIQYNPNTLDWASGITMTINAAVFSLTSIIEDCDFDPANFCGLIEKYKISMVFVSSSQLAMLSNCPEFYAADLSSVKYFFYGGSNCSLEAQNKIRSRLSNDCVNFSYTLTELNSTGCLNFNFDEKPNSVGRPVRGIQIKIVNELGEAQGPNVVGEICFNNGQKWSGYYKNAEETKKMQDSGNWFHTGDLGYMDEDGYLFIIDRLKDMLKYQTIMYYPSEIESVIAEMPNVVEACVFGIWDPVNGDKAAASVVKKPGTQLEAQDVVEYVRKRIPAKFKQLNGGALIVDHIIQSGNRKPNRASTKAEFLRIMDKN; this is encoded by the exons ATGGGTGAATTGCAAGCGGGAAAATCGCCCTTTAAGACAAGAAACACCTATGATGAAAACTTAAAGATCTGGAGTGGTGGCGAAAAGCGCAGTTTATTCTCCCCAGATTTGTCCATCGGAGAGATTATCTTTCAACAAATGGAGCGCAATCCTATGCTCACTGCCCAG ATTTCAGTTACAGAAGACACTGAGCTGACCTGGAAAGATATTCATACAAATGCGATGAAGGTGGCAAGTTATATGCGTAAACTGGGCCTGGAACAAGGTGACTTTGTGGGAGTCATTGGTAGGTTGACCACCCACTTGACTGCTCTGGCCTATGCATGTTTCTTTAATGGAACTCCTTATCATGCTCTACACACCGAATACGAACAATCTGCCATCGAGAGACTGTTCGGAATAACCAAGCCACGCTTAATCTTCTGTGATGGAGATGAGTTTGAGAAAGTTCAAGCAGCCACCAAAGGCCTTCAGGCACAAATAGTAACCATGCGTAATCACCCGGTAGGAACACTGAGAATCCAGGATATTTTAACCACTCCCGTGGAGACGAACTTCCGGCCAGTGCGTCTGAAAGACGGCACTGATCAACTACTGGCCATTCTTAGCTCTTCGGGAACCTCCGGCCTTCCAAAGGCAGTCACCATTAGCAATAGTCACCAGATTATTGGGAGTTTTCT ACCCGTGGATAGCTCGATTATTCAGTATAACCCAAACACCTTAGATTGGGCATCAGGCATCACGATGACCATCAATGCAGCCGTGTTTAGCTTGACTAGTATAATAGAAGACTGTGACTTTGATCCTGCCAATTTTTGTGGCCTAATTGAGAAGTACAAAATATCGATGGTGTTCGTAAGTTCCTCGCAATTGGCGATGCTGTCCAATTGCCCGGAATTCTATGCGGCGGACCTATCATCCGTGAAGTATTTCTTTTACGGCGGATCAAACTGCTCACTGGAAGCCCAGAACAAAATTCGCAGCCGTCTAAGCAACGATTGTGTAAATTTCAGTTATACACTAACCGAGTTGAACAGCACCGGATGCCTAAACTTCAACTTCGATGAGAAACCCAATTCAGTGGGTCGTCCTGTTAGAGGTATTCAAATTAAGATAGTCAACGAGCTGGGGGAAGCACAGGGACCCAATGTCGTGGGCGAGATATGCTTTAATAATGGTCAAAAGTGGTCTGGTTACTACAAGAATGCGGAAGAAACGAAGAAGATGCAGGACTCGGGGAACTGGTTTCACACCGGAGACCTGGGCTACATGGACGAGGATGGATATCTGTTCATAATAGATCGCTTGAAGGATATGCTCAAGTATCAGACCATTATGTATTACCCCAGCGAGATTGAAAGTGTCATCGCCGAAATGCCAAATGTTGTGGAGGCTTGTGTCTTTGGCATTTGGGATCCAGTTAATGGAGATAAGGCAGCCGCTTCAGTGGTCAAGAAACCAGGAACCCAACTGGAGGCCCAGGATGTGGTGGAGTATGTAAGGAAGCGTATACCTGCCAAATTTAAGCAGTTGAATGGAGGAGCTTTAATTGTGGATCACATTATTCAGAGTGGCAATAGAAAACCAAACAGAGCGTCCACAAAAGCAGAGTTTTTAAGAATTATGGacaaaaattag